Proteins from a genomic interval of Hydrogenophaga sp. PAMC20947:
- a CDS encoding L-serine ammonia-lyase produces the protein MAISAFDLFKIGIGPSSSHTVGPMRAARLFVGGLQSSGQLEQTARVVCSMYGSLGATGKGHGTDKAALLGLAGHAPDTVDVDLVPALLSQVRETGRLRLAGTHEIAFKERDDLLFYRRETLPFHTNGLRLQAFDAAGVELVNRVFYSVGGGFVVSDEVAADGSKMKAIAPDAAILPLPFRSGDDLLALTQQHGCSIAEVMRTNERHWRTDEDIDSGLLNIWRVMQDCVVRGCNTPGVLPGGFKVKRRAPQLYTDLCANPEAALRDPLQVLDWVNLYALAVNEENAAGGRVVTAPTNGAAGIVPAVLHYYTRFVPGASDKGVIDFLLTAAAIGILYKENASISGAEVGCQGEVGVACSMAAGALCAVMGGTPAQAENAAEIGMEHHLGLTCDPVGGLVQIPCIERNAIASVKAINAARMALRGDGTHHVSLDKVIKTMRETGADMKTKYKETARGGLAVNIVEC, from the coding sequence ATGGCGATTTCAGCGTTTGACCTGTTCAAGATCGGTATCGGCCCCAGCAGCTCGCACACGGTCGGGCCCATGCGCGCCGCCCGGCTTTTTGTGGGGGGCTTGCAGTCCAGCGGCCAGCTGGAGCAGACGGCCCGTGTGGTCTGCTCCATGTACGGGTCCCTGGGCGCCACGGGCAAAGGCCACGGCACAGACAAGGCGGCGCTGCTGGGCCTGGCAGGGCATGCTCCGGACACCGTGGATGTGGACCTGGTTCCAGCCTTGCTGAGTCAGGTGCGTGAAACCGGCCGACTCCGCCTCGCCGGCACGCACGAAATCGCGTTCAAGGAGCGCGACGATCTGCTGTTTTACCGGCGCGAAACCCTGCCTTTTCACACCAATGGTTTGCGCCTGCAAGCTTTCGACGCGGCGGGTGTGGAGCTGGTGAATCGGGTGTTCTACTCGGTGGGCGGTGGCTTCGTGGTGAGCGACGAAGTGGCTGCTGACGGCAGCAAGATGAAAGCCATTGCCCCCGACGCAGCCATTTTGCCGCTGCCGTTTCGAAGTGGCGACGACTTGCTCGCGCTGACCCAGCAACACGGCTGCAGCATCGCCGAGGTCATGCGCACCAACGAGCGCCACTGGCGAACCGACGAAGACATCGACAGCGGTCTGCTGAACATCTGGCGGGTCATGCAAGACTGCGTGGTCCGCGGCTGCAACACGCCCGGCGTGCTGCCCGGTGGATTCAAGGTGAAGCGGCGTGCACCGCAGCTGTACACGGACCTGTGCGCCAACCCTGAAGCGGCCCTGCGCGACCCGCTGCAAGTGCTCGACTGGGTCAACCTCTACGCGCTGGCCGTGAACGAAGAAAACGCCGCCGGTGGCCGCGTGGTCACCGCCCCCACCAACGGTGCCGCAGGCATCGTGCCCGCCGTTCTGCACTACTACACCCGTTTTGTGCCGGGAGCCAGCGACAAAGGCGTGATCGACTTCCTGCTCACCGCCGCCGCCATCGGCATCCTCTACAAGGAAAACGCCAGCATCAGCGGCGCCGAGGTGGGCTGCCAGGGCGAAGTCGGCGTGGCCTGCTCCATGGCCGCAGGGGCGCTGTGCGCCGTCATGGGCGGTACACCCGCCCAGGCGGAAAACGCCGCCGAGATCGGCATGGAACACCACCTGGGGCTCACATGCGACCCCGTGGGCGGCCTGGTGCAGATCCCCTGCATCGAGCGCAATGCCATCGCCTCGGTCAAGGCCATCAACGCCGCGCGCATGGCCTTGCGCGGCGACGGCACCCACCATGTGAGCCTCGACAAAGTCATCAAGACCATGCGCGAAACCGGTGCCGACATGAAGACCAAATACAAGGAAACCGCTCGCGGCGGCCTGGCCGTGAACATCGTGGAGTGCTGA
- a CDS encoding D-amino acid dehydrogenase, translated as MKSIAVIGGGITGVTTAYALAKRGFDVTLFEQHRYAAMETSFANGGQLSASNAEVWNHTSTILKGLKWMLKSDAPLLVNPKPSWHKISWFAEFIANIPNYRANTIATTKLAIAARDHLFAWAEAEGVDFDLKRQGILHIYRDKKGFDHAAEVSKMLALGGLPRQAVTPEEMRTIEPALAGTYFGGFYTESDATGDIHKFTVGLAAAAERLGVKCLYGKDVVNLHSDGQQATVTARDDQGEHVRTFDALVVCAGVGSRDFAAQLGDRVNVYPVKGYSITVSLPDAASQQAAPNVSLLDDETKLVTSRLGIDRFRVAGTAEFNGANRDIRADRIRPLTEWVNQCFPGINTRHVVPWAGLRPMLPNMMPRVGAGNRANVFYNTGHGHLGWTLSAVTADMVAEQMLQAQLQKRPVSTPVTATP; from the coding sequence ATGAAATCAATCGCCGTTATCGGCGGTGGCATCACCGGTGTCACCACAGCCTACGCACTCGCCAAGCGCGGATTCGACGTCACCCTGTTTGAGCAACACCGCTACGCCGCGATGGAAACCTCGTTCGCCAACGGCGGGCAGCTCTCGGCGTCCAACGCCGAGGTGTGGAACCACACGTCCACCATCCTCAAGGGCCTGAAGTGGATGCTCAAAAGCGACGCCCCCTTGCTGGTCAACCCCAAGCCCAGCTGGCACAAAATTTCGTGGTTCGCCGAGTTCATCGCCAACATCCCGAACTACCGCGCCAACACCATCGCGACCACCAAACTCGCCATCGCAGCCCGCGATCATCTGTTTGCCTGGGCCGAAGCCGAAGGCGTGGATTTTGACCTCAAGCGACAAGGCATCCTGCATATCTACCGCGACAAAAAGGGCTTCGACCACGCGGCCGAGGTCTCCAAGATGCTGGCACTTGGCGGTCTGCCGCGCCAAGCGGTGACACCGGAAGAAATGCGCACCATCGAGCCCGCATTGGCCGGCACGTATTTCGGCGGTTTCTACACCGAAAGCGATGCCACCGGTGACATCCACAAGTTCACCGTGGGACTCGCAGCCGCAGCCGAACGCCTGGGCGTGAAGTGCCTTTACGGCAAAGACGTGGTGAACCTGCACAGCGATGGCCAACAGGCCACCGTCACCGCCCGCGACGACCAGGGTGAGCACGTGCGCACGTTTGATGCGCTGGTGGTGTGCGCAGGCGTCGGCAGCCGCGACTTCGCCGCCCAGCTCGGCGACCGGGTCAACGTCTACCCGGTGAAAGGCTATTCCATCACCGTGAGCCTGCCCGATGCCGCCAGCCAGCAGGCCGCACCCAATGTGAGCCTGCTCGATGACGAAACCAAACTCGTCACCAGCCGCCTCGGCATCGACCGCTTTCGCGTCGCAGGCACCGCCGAGTTCAACGGCGCCAACCGAGACATCCGCGCCGACCGCATCCGCCCCCTGACCGAATGGGTCAACCAGTGCTTCCCCGGCATCAACACGCGCCATGTGGTGCCTTGGGCGGGCCTGCGACCCATGTTGCCCAACATGATGCCGCGCGTGGGCGCTGGCAACCGTGCCAACGTGTTCTACAACACGGGGCATGGGCACCTCGGCTGGACCCTGTCTGCCGTCACCGCAGACATGGTGGCCGAGCAGATGCTCCAGGCCCAGCTGCAGAAAAGACCGGTCTCGACACCGGTCACGGCAACCCCCTGA
- the gcvP gene encoding aminomethyl-transferring glycine dehydrogenase, giving the protein MTQALIELENPSEFIARHIGVSGAEEAHMLTVIGEASRRALIDSIVPRSIVRSKGMDLPAVASEAAALAELKAIAQKNQLLKSFIGQGYHGTHTPGVILRNILENPAWYTAYTPYQAEISQGRMEALVNFQTMVTDLTGMDIANASMLDEATAAAEAMTLAMRSVKSKGQTFVVAGDAHPQTIEVIQTRAAPLGVTVKLANSAEEWHAALNGDDYFAVLAQYPSTSGRIDDLRADVTKVHEKNAAFIVAADLLALTLLVPPGEFDADIVVGTTQRFGMPMGAGGPHAAYMACRDAFKRSLPGRLVGVSVDVHGQPTYRLALQTREQHIRREKATSNICTAQVLPAVVASMYAVYHGPQGLTRIAQRVASYTAILAKGLEQMGWTATSTSSFDTLTFKCGEQAQPLMAKARGAGVNLRLSWNEYVSLSLDETTTREDITLLWNVFAHHGQALPNFVESENGIEPRIPVALRRTTGFLTHPVFDSHHSETGMLRYIRALSDKDLALDRSMIPLGSCTMKLNATSEMIPITWPEFANVHPFAPADQQLGYAELDEQLRAWLCQATGYAGISLQPNAGSQGEYAGLLAIRAFHASKGESRRNICLIPSSAHGTNPASAQMVGLTVVVTKCDENGNVDMADLKAKCEQHSANLAAAMITYPSTHGVFETTVKELCALVHQHGGRVYVDGANMNALVGVAAPGEFGGDVSHLNLHKTFCIPHGGGGPGVGPVCVVEDLVPFLPGHETSGLKSGVGAVSAAPLGNAAVLPISWMYIRMMGAEGLKHATETAILSANYISKRLKDHYPTLYASANGHVAHECILDLRQLKETSGVMAEDVAKRLMDYGFHAPTLSFPVANTLMVEPTESETLEELDRFIDAMIAIRDEIRQVEAGEWPQDDNPLKNAPHTAASLLTSEWAHPYSREVGAASTSTRANQKYWPPVGRVDNVYGDRNLFCSCVPISELA; this is encoded by the coding sequence ATGACCCAAGCTCTCATCGAACTCGAAAACCCGTCCGAATTCATCGCCCGCCACATCGGCGTGAGCGGCGCCGAAGAAGCCCACATGCTGACCGTGATCGGTGAGGCCTCGCGCCGCGCTTTGATCGACAGCATCGTGCCGCGCTCCATCGTGCGCAGCAAGGGCATGGACTTGCCAGCGGTCGCGAGCGAGGCGGCTGCGTTGGCTGAGCTGAAAGCCATTGCGCAGAAAAACCAGTTGCTCAAGAGCTTCATCGGTCAGGGATACCACGGCACCCACACGCCCGGCGTGATCCTGCGCAACATCCTGGAAAACCCCGCCTGGTACACGGCCTATACGCCCTACCAGGCCGAAATTTCGCAAGGCCGCATGGAAGCCCTGGTGAACTTCCAGACCATGGTGACGGACCTCACCGGCATGGACATCGCCAACGCCTCCATGCTCGACGAAGCCACGGCCGCGGCCGAAGCCATGACATTGGCCATGCGCTCAGTGAAATCCAAAGGGCAAACCTTCGTGGTGGCCGGTGATGCCCACCCGCAAACCATTGAAGTGATCCAGACACGCGCTGCGCCGCTGGGCGTCACGGTCAAGCTGGCCAACTCAGCCGAAGAGTGGCACGCTGCGCTGAATGGCGACGACTACTTTGCCGTGCTGGCGCAGTACCCCAGCACCAGCGGCCGCATCGACGACCTGCGCGCCGATGTGACAAAGGTGCACGAAAAGAACGCCGCCTTCATCGTGGCCGCCGATTTGCTGGCGCTCACGCTGCTCGTGCCCCCAGGCGAATTTGACGCCGATATCGTGGTCGGCACCACCCAGCGCTTCGGCATGCCCATGGGCGCCGGCGGCCCGCACGCCGCTTACATGGCTTGCCGCGACGCCTTCAAACGCTCGCTGCCCGGCCGCCTGGTGGGCGTTAGCGTTGATGTCCATGGGCAACCCACCTACCGCTTGGCACTGCAAACGCGCGAGCAACACATTCGCCGCGAAAAAGCCACGTCCAACATCTGCACGGCGCAGGTCTTGCCCGCCGTGGTCGCCAGCATGTACGCGGTGTACCACGGCCCCCAGGGCCTGACCCGCATTGCCCAGCGCGTGGCGTCGTACACCGCCATTCTGGCCAAAGGCCTTGAGCAGATGGGCTGGACAGCCACGTCCACGTCGTCGTTCGACACCCTCACCTTCAAGTGCGGCGAGCAAGCCCAACCCTTGATGGCCAAGGCCCGCGGCGCGGGCGTCAATCTGCGCCTGTCGTGGAATGAGTACGTGAGCCTCTCGCTGGACGAGACCACCACACGCGAAGACATCACATTGCTGTGGAACGTCTTCGCGCACCATGGCCAGGCACTGCCCAATTTCGTGGAATCTGAAAACGGCATCGAGCCCCGCATTCCGGTCGCCTTGCGCCGCACCACCGGCTTCCTGACACACCCGGTATTCGACAGCCACCACTCCGAGACCGGCATGCTGCGCTACATTCGCGCGCTGTCCGACAAAGACCTGGCGCTCGACCGCAGCATGATCCCGCTGGGCAGCTGCACCATGAAGCTCAACGCCACCAGCGAGATGATCCCGATCACCTGGCCCGAATTCGCCAATGTGCACCCCTTTGCGCCCGCCGATCAGCAGCTGGGCTACGCCGAGCTCGACGAGCAATTGCGCGCCTGGCTCTGCCAGGCCACGGGCTACGCCGGCATCAGCCTGCAACCCAACGCAGGCTCGCAAGGCGAATACGCCGGCCTGTTGGCCATCCGTGCCTTCCACGCATCCAAGGGCGAAAGCCGCCGCAACATCTGCCTGATCCCCTCCTCTGCCCACGGCACCAACCCCGCCAGCGCGCAAATGGTGGGCCTCACGGTGGTGGTGACCAAGTGCGACGAAAACGGCAACGTGGACATGGCCGACCTGAAGGCCAAGTGCGAACAGCACAGCGCCAACCTGGCCGCCGCGATGATCACCTATCCGTCCACCCACGGCGTGTTCGAGACCACGGTCAAAGAACTCTGCGCCCTGGTGCACCAGCACGGCGGCCGTGTGTATGTGGACGGCGCCAACATGAACGCATTGGTCGGCGTGGCCGCGCCAGGCGAGTTCGGTGGCGATGTGAGCCACCTCAACCTGCACAAGACCTTCTGCATCCCCCACGGCGGCGGCGGCCCGGGTGTGGGCCCTGTGTGCGTGGTGGAAGACCTCGTGCCCTTCTTGCCCGGTCACGAGACCAGCGGTTTGAAGAGCGGTGTCGGCGCCGTCAGTGCAGCACCACTGGGCAATGCAGCGGTGTTGCCGATCAGCTGGATGTACATCCGCATGATGGGAGCCGAGGGTCTTAAGCACGCCACCGAAACCGCCATCCTGAGCGCCAACTACATCAGCAAGCGCCTCAAAGACCACTACCCCACGCTGTACGCGTCGGCCAACGGCCACGTGGCCCACGAGTGCATTCTCGATCTGCGCCAGTTGAAAGAGACCAGCGGCGTGATGGCCGAAGACGTGGCCAAGCGCCTGATGGACTACGGCTTCCACGCCCCCACGCTCAGCTTCCCCGTGGCCAACACCTTGATGGTCGAGCCGACCGAAAGCGAAACGCTGGAAGAGCTGGACCGGTTCATCGACGCCATGATCGCCATCCGAGACGAAATCCGCCAGGTCGAAGCCGGTGAATGGCCGCAAGACGACAACCCCTTGAAGAACGCGCCGCACACCGCCGCCAGCTTGCTGACCAGCGAATGGGCCCACCCCTACTCGCGCGAAGTGGGTGCGGCCAGCACCTCGACCCGCGCCAACCAGAAGTACTGGCCACCGGTCGGGCGTGTGGACAACGTGTATGGCGACCGCAACCTGTTCTGCAGCTGCGTGCCGATCAGCGAGCTCGCATGA
- a CDS encoding glutathione S-transferase family protein, which produces MLLYGHEDSGHAYKVRLFLLMAQVAHEYQRIDLSQPRAERPVAFQAVSKFGEVPVLMNGEQVLCQSNAILMHLAQKTGQFSGAEGEWQTIVEWLFWEPNRINFAVPNLRFAKRWAPQPEPVIDYLTQRALADLATLDRHLASQTYLLPSGFSIADISCASYLHWADEAGLDLQPFLHVRRWLSDMSQLPHWQHPYLAQQAS; this is translated from the coding sequence ATGCTGCTCTATGGACACGAAGACTCAGGCCATGCCTACAAAGTCAGGCTGTTTTTGCTCATGGCACAGGTGGCCCATGAATACCAGCGCATCGACCTGAGCCAACCGCGCGCCGAGCGCCCGGTGGCGTTTCAGGCGGTGAGCAAGTTTGGCGAGGTGCCGGTATTGATGAACGGCGAGCAGGTGCTTTGCCAGTCCAACGCCATCCTCATGCACCTGGCCCAGAAAACGGGCCAGTTCAGTGGTGCGGAGGGCGAATGGCAGACCATTGTCGAGTGGTTGTTTTGGGAGCCCAACCGCATCAACTTTGCCGTGCCCAACCTGCGTTTTGCGAAGCGTTGGGCGCCACAGCCTGAGCCGGTGATCGATTACCTGACCCAGCGAGCCCTCGCCGATCTCGCCACGCTTGATCGGCATCTGGCGAGCCAAACCTACCTGTTGCCCTCGGGCTTTTCCATCGCCGACATCAGCTGCGCCAGCTACCTGCATTGGGCCGACGAAGCAGGCCTTGACCTTCAACCCTTTCTCCATGTGCGACGCTGGTTGTCGGACATGAGCCAACTGCCGCATTGGCAGCACCCCTACCTAGCCCAGCAAGCCTCCTGA
- the gcvH gene encoding glycine cleavage system protein GcvH has translation MTTKYTEDHEWISVNGDIATVGITVHAQDALGDVVFVDLPEVGKSFEQKDIAGVVESVKAAADVYMPISGEITEVNEALRADPSLANSDPLKTGWFFKVKLSAPAQVDALLDETAYNAFSANA, from the coding sequence ATGACCACCAAATACACCGAAGACCACGAATGGATCAGCGTGAACGGCGATATCGCCACCGTTGGCATCACCGTACACGCACAAGATGCCTTGGGCGACGTGGTGTTTGTCGACCTGCCCGAAGTGGGCAAGTCGTTTGAGCAAAAAGACATCGCTGGCGTGGTCGAATCAGTGAAAGCCGCCGCCGACGTGTACATGCCCATCAGCGGCGAGATCACCGAAGTCAACGAAGCGCTGCGCGCCGACCCCTCGCTGGCCAACAGCGACCCGCTGAAAACCGGTTGGTTCTTCAAGGTCAAGCTGTCAGCGCCTGCCCAAGTCGACGCCTTGCTCGACGAAACCGCCTACAACGCCTTCTCGGCCAACGCCTGA
- the gcvT gene encoding glycine cleavage system aminomethyltransferase GcvT, which translates to MSDTAKLLHTPLHALHLELGARMVPFAGYSMPVQYPMGLMQEHLHTRQAAGLFDVSHMGQLRLVGVDAAAAFETLMPVDVVDLGINKQRYGLLLTEEGGIIDDLMFVNRDVANGGDLFVIVNGACKHDDLAHIQATIGSLCHVNAQFDRALLALQGPLAVSALERILPGVEKLVFMTGAAFEWAGGDLYVTRSGYTGEDGFEISLPADIATDFARALLAQPEVKPVGLGARNSLRLEAGLCLYGQDIDTTTTPVQAGLNWAMQKVRRTGGARAGGFPGAERVLAQLDGTDPLMKKRVGLIAQERIPVREHVELQSLDGTVIGEVTSGLLGPNIDKPVAMGYVSPEHATMGTRINAIVRGKAVPMEVSAMPFVPNRYFRG; encoded by the coding sequence ATGTCCGACACCGCCAAACTGCTCCACACGCCACTGCACGCCCTGCACCTCGAACTGGGCGCCCGCATGGTGCCTTTTGCGGGTTACAGCATGCCCGTTCAGTACCCCATGGGCCTGATGCAGGAACACCTGCACACCCGTCAGGCCGCAGGCCTCTTTGACGTCTCCCACATGGGCCAGTTGCGGCTGGTGGGTGTTGATGCGGCGGCGGCCTTCGAGACCCTGATGCCGGTGGATGTGGTCGATCTGGGCATCAACAAGCAACGCTACGGCCTGCTGCTCACCGAAGAAGGCGGCATCATCGACGACCTCATGTTCGTCAACCGCGACGTGGCCAATGGGGGCGACCTGTTCGTCATCGTCAACGGTGCCTGCAAACACGACGACCTGGCCCACATACAGGCCACCATCGGTTCGCTGTGCCATGTGAACGCACAATTTGACCGCGCCCTGCTCGCCTTGCAAGGCCCGCTAGCGGTATCTGCCCTGGAGCGCATCCTGCCGGGCGTTGAAAAGCTGGTCTTCATGACAGGCGCCGCCTTTGAGTGGGCCGGCGGTGATCTCTACGTCACCCGCAGCGGCTACACCGGCGAAGACGGCTTCGAAATCTCCTTGCCCGCCGACATCGCCACCGATTTCGCCCGAGCCCTGCTCGCACAGCCCGAAGTGAAACCTGTGGGCCTGGGCGCTCGCAACTCACTGCGCCTCGAAGCGGGCCTGTGCCTCTACGGGCAAGACATCGACACCACCACCACACCTGTCCAAGCCGGGCTCAACTGGGCCATGCAAAAAGTGCGCCGCACCGGGGGCGCGCGCGCCGGCGGCTTCCCGGGTGCAGAGCGTGTGCTGGCCCAACTCGACGGCACCGATCCGCTGATGAAAAAGCGCGTGGGCCTGATCGCGCAGGAGCGCATCCCGGTTCGCGAACATGTGGAGCTGCAATCGCTGGACGGGACGGTCATCGGCGAAGTGACCAGTGGCCTGCTCGGCCCCAACATCGACAAACCAGTGGCCATGGGCTATGTGAGCCCCGAGCACGCCACCATGGGCACCCGCATCAACGCCATCGTGCGAGGCAAAGCTGTACCCATGGAGGTGAGTGCCATGCCGTTTGTGCCCAACCGGTATTTCAGGGGATAA
- a CDS encoding nucleoside/nucleotide kinase family protein, with translation MTAASLHPSLLQRLQELSSGSRRLLGIVGAPGSGKSTLATLAVQALGERAQAVPMDGYHLAQSELIRLGTADRKGAPHTFDAAGYSALLRRLKQQPASEVVYAPDFRRDLEEPIAGTLPVFAQTPLVITEGNYLLLEEGPWAPVTGLLDEVWFLSVAPALRLERLVLRHMQFGRSRAQSMDWIANNDALNAQVVEASAPRAHRQVHWNEAQAIYQFSDL, from the coding sequence GTGACCGCCGCCTCCCTGCACCCCAGCCTGCTGCAGCGGCTGCAGGAGCTCAGCAGCGGCTCAAGGCGTTTGCTGGGTATCGTCGGCGCACCAGGGTCGGGGAAGTCCACTCTCGCGACGCTGGCGGTACAGGCCTTGGGCGAACGCGCTCAAGCCGTTCCCATGGACGGCTACCACCTTGCGCAATCCGAACTGATCCGTTTGGGTACCGCGGATCGCAAAGGGGCGCCGCACACCTTTGATGCCGCGGGTTACTCGGCGTTGCTGCGGCGCTTGAAGCAACAGCCCGCGAGCGAGGTGGTGTATGCCCCCGATTTTCGCCGCGACCTTGAAGAGCCTATCGCCGGCACGCTGCCTGTCTTTGCCCAGACGCCACTCGTCATCACCGAAGGCAACTACCTGCTGCTCGAAGAGGGTCCGTGGGCCCCTGTGACCGGGCTGCTCGACGAAGTCTGGTTTCTGAGCGTCGCACCCGCTCTGCGGCTGGAGCGGTTGGTACTGCGCCACATGCAATTTGGTCGCAGCCGGGCGCAATCGATGGACTGGATTGCCAACAACGATGCACTCAATGCACAAGTGGTCGAAGCCAGTGCGCCAAGAGCGCACAGGCAGGTCCACTGGAATGAAGCGCAGGCAATTTACCAATTTTCTGATCTGTAG
- a CDS encoding electron transfer flavoprotein-ubiquinone oxidoreductase, which yields MTHDEILSTYGPREAMEYDVVVIGGGPAGLSTAIRLKQLAAEKGSELNVCVLEKGSEPGAHILSGAVMDPKAITELFPNWKELGAPLSQPVSGDDVLFLSESGHKRTPDALVPRNFHNHGNFVVSLGAVTKWLGEQAEALGVEIFPGFAAAEVLYNEDGSVKGVATGNLGVGKDGEPTGNFQLGMELHAKYTVFAEGARGHLGKQLIAKFKLDEGKDPQSYAIGIKELWEIPADKAQPGKVVHTAGWPMDSETYGGGFLYHLEGNKVTLGFVVGLDYKNPWLSPFEEMQRWKTHPAIKAHIEGGKRLGYGARAITAGGLLSLPKTVFPGGALVGCDAGFLNAARIKGSHAAIKSGMMVAEAAFEAVAAGRTSDELTAFPAAFEKSWLHTELHQSRNFKQWFKKGSTIGALMTGVEQWFLPKIGVSTPPWTIHHTAADHTMLRPANEMPQISYPKPDGKLTFDRLSSVFVSNTNHEEQQPSHLTLKDASVPVSINLAKYAGPEARYCPAGVYEFVKTEDGKDRLQINAQNCVHCKTCDIKDPTQNIVWVTPEGGGGPNYAGM from the coding sequence ATGACCCACGACGAAATCCTGAGCACCTACGGCCCACGCGAAGCCATGGAGTACGACGTGGTCGTGATCGGTGGCGGCCCCGCCGGCCTGTCCACAGCCATTCGCCTCAAGCAGCTCGCTGCCGAGAAGGGCAGCGAGCTGAACGTCTGTGTGCTGGAGAAAGGGTCCGAGCCGGGCGCCCATATCTTGAGCGGCGCGGTGATGGACCCCAAGGCCATCACCGAACTCTTTCCCAACTGGAAAGAACTTGGCGCGCCGCTGAGCCAACCCGTCTCTGGTGATGACGTGTTGTTCCTTTCCGAGAGTGGCCACAAGCGCACCCCCGACGCCCTGGTGCCGCGCAATTTCCACAACCACGGCAATTTCGTGGTGAGCCTGGGCGCTGTCACCAAGTGGCTGGGCGAGCAGGCGGAGGCCCTGGGCGTGGAAATTTTCCCCGGCTTTGCGGCCGCAGAAGTGCTCTACAACGAAGACGGCTCCGTCAAGGGCGTGGCCACGGGCAACCTGGGTGTGGGCAAAGACGGCGAGCCAACCGGCAACTTTCAGCTGGGGATGGAGCTGCATGCCAAATACACCGTGTTCGCCGAAGGTGCGCGAGGCCACCTGGGCAAACAGCTCATTGCCAAGTTCAAGCTGGACGAAGGCAAGGATCCTCAGAGCTACGCCATCGGGATCAAAGAACTCTGGGAAATTCCCGCAGACAAAGCGCAGCCAGGCAAGGTGGTGCACACCGCCGGCTGGCCCATGGACAGCGAAACCTATGGCGGCGGTTTCCTCTACCACCTCGAGGGCAACAAGGTCACGCTGGGTTTTGTGGTGGGCCTGGACTACAAGAACCCCTGGCTCTCGCCTTTTGAAGAGATGCAGCGCTGGAAAACCCACCCGGCCATCAAGGCCCACATCGAAGGCGGCAAACGCCTCGGCTATGGCGCCCGGGCCATCACGGCCGGCGGCCTGCTGTCTTTGCCCAAAACCGTGTTCCCAGGCGGTGCGCTCGTCGGCTGCGATGCGGGTTTCCTGAACGCCGCCCGCATCAAAGGCAGCCACGCCGCCATCAAGAGCGGCATGATGGTGGCAGAAGCCGCTTTCGAGGCCGTGGCCGCTGGCCGCACCAGCGACGAACTCACGGCCTTCCCCGCCGCGTTCGAAAAGAGCTGGCTGCACACCGAACTGCACCAGTCACGCAACTTCAAGCAATGGTTCAAAAAAGGCAGCACGATCGGCGCGCTCATGACTGGTGTCGAACAGTGGTTCTTGCCCAAGATCGGCGTCAGCACCCCGCCGTGGACCATCCACCACACCGCGGCTGACCACACCATGCTTCGCCCGGCCAACGAGATGCCGCAGATCAGCTACCCCAAGCCCGACGGCAAGCTGACCTTCGACCGCCTTTCCAGCGTGTTTGTCTCCAACACCAACCACGAAGAGCAACAGCCGTCCCACCTCACGCTGAAGGATGCCAGCGTGCCGGTGAGCATCAATCTGGCCAAGTACGCGGGCCCCGAAGCGCGCTATTGCCCAGCAGGGGTTTACGAATTCGTGAAGACCGAAGATGGCAAGGACCGTCTGCAGATCAACGCGCAAAACTGTGTCCACTGCAAAACCTGCGACATCAAAGACCCCACACAAAACATCGTCTGGGTCACCCCTGAAGGCGGCGGTGGACCCAACTACGCGGGCATGTGA